Proteins from a single region of Pseudodesulfovibrio portus:
- a CDS encoding multiheme c-type cytochrome: MYRKAILTLTALLAVLGLFAVTATAQNFPKVRELRMDRAIPPQGKACIECHKQESPGIFADWAMSRHAAAGITCLDCHQAEPGDQDISIDHEKYYSRGDLPMGEKQYFVPIASPVTPKDCSRCHPDEAKQYAKSKHANTIEIMWKLDPWLNKGMNSDNERKTGCYYCHGTILKMKDGKLDPDTWPNVGVGRLNMDGSLGSCTSCHTRHRFAVMEARKPETCGQCHLGPDHPQIEIYNESKHGDIYQAFKHEYNFDSAPGAWTPGVDYRAPTCASCHMSGSGNQATTHDVTERLSWETQAPLTVRPQDFKPFPSGTDWQVERDKMKDVCKQCHGQAWIDSFYGQLDKAVEEYNEVYFKPAKKMLDELYEKGNLDNTTFFDENLEVQFYELWHHEGRRARMGSAMMAPDYAWWHGFYECKHRYNHFMEEARHLLETNTKAYKYPDFPNTGGDTTRPPAIFGNQ; this comes from the coding sequence ATGTATCGGAAAGCGATTCTCACACTGACAGCGCTGCTGGCCGTCCTCGGATTGTTCGCCGTGACCGCCACCGCGCAGAATTTCCCAAAAGTGCGCGAGCTGCGCATGGACCGGGCCATCCCGCCCCAGGGCAAGGCCTGCATCGAATGTCACAAACAGGAAAGCCCCGGCATCTTCGCGGACTGGGCCATGAGCCGCCACGCGGCGGCGGGCATCACCTGTCTGGACTGTCACCAGGCCGAGCCCGGCGACCAGGACATCAGCATCGACCACGAGAAGTACTACTCCAGGGGCGACCTGCCCATGGGCGAGAAGCAGTACTTCGTGCCCATCGCCTCCCCTGTGACACCCAAGGACTGTTCCCGGTGCCACCCGGACGAGGCCAAGCAGTATGCCAAGAGCAAGCACGCCAACACCATCGAGATCATGTGGAAGCTCGATCCGTGGCTGAACAAGGGCATGAACTCGGATAACGAGCGCAAGACCGGCTGCTACTACTGCCACGGCACCATCCTCAAGATGAAGGACGGCAAGCTCGATCCGGACACCTGGCCCAACGTGGGCGTGGGCCGCCTGAACATGGACGGCTCCCTCGGCTCCTGCACCAGCTGCCACACCCGCCACCGGTTCGCGGTCATGGAAGCGCGCAAGCCCGAGACCTGCGGCCAGTGCCACCTCGGCCCGGACCATCCGCAGATCGAGATCTACAACGAGTCCAAGCACGGCGACATCTACCAGGCCTTCAAGCACGAATACAACTTCGACTCCGCGCCCGGCGCCTGGACTCCCGGCGTGGACTACCGCGCCCCGACCTGCGCCTCCTGCCACATGTCCGGCTCGGGCAACCAGGCCACCACCCACGACGTGACCGAGCGGTTGTCCTGGGAAACCCAGGCCCCGCTGACCGTCCGCCCGCAGGACTTCAAGCCGTTCCCGTCCGGCACCGACTGGCAGGTGGAACGCGACAAGATGAAGGACGTCTGCAAGCAGTGCCACGGACAGGCCTGGATCGACTCCTTCTACGGCCAGCTGGACAAGGCGGTCGAGGAATACAACGAGGTCTACTTCAAGCCCGCCAAGAAGATGCTCGACGAGCTGTACGAAAAGGGCAACCTCGACAACACCACGTTCTTTGACGAGAACCTGGAGGTCCAGTTCTACGAACTGTGGCACCACGAGGGCCGCCGGGCCCGCATGGGCTCGGCCATGATGGCCCCGGACTACGCATGGTGGCACGGCTTCTACGAATGCAAGCACCGCTACAACCACTTCATGGAAGAGGCGCGGCACCTGCTCGAAACCAACACCAAGGCTTACAAGTACCCCGACTTCCCGAACACCGGCGGCGACACCACCCGTCCGCCCGCCATCTTCGGCAACCAGTAG
- the divK gene encoding DVU0259 family response regulator domain-containing protein: MPKKIMVVDDDPDIVDYLISVFEDHGYDTCRASDGKSAYDVAMAERPDLITLDIEMPHEWGPRFYRRLTSEEKFSDIPVIVISGLSGIHLAIRRAVATIKKPFDPADVIQIVREALGE; encoded by the coding sequence ATGCCGAAGAAGATCATGGTGGTGGACGACGACCCGGATATCGTCGATTACCTCATCAGTGTTTTTGAAGACCACGGATACGATACCTGCCGGGCCTCCGACGGAAAGTCGGCCTATGACGTGGCCATGGCCGAGAGGCCGGACCTCATCACGCTGGACATCGAGATGCCCCATGAATGGGGGCCGCGTTTCTACCGGCGGCTGACAAGCGAGGAGAAATTCTCGGACATCCCGGTGATCGTCATCAGCGGATTATCCGGGATACACTTGGCCATCAGACGGGCCGTGGCGACCATCAAGAAGCCATTCGACCCGGCGGATGTGATTCAGATCGTGCGCGAAGCGCTGGGTGAATAG
- a CDS encoding sensor domain-containing diguanylate cyclase: MADKTTQQELQEALERIEELESDLASLDQQCFLQDIEQDKARAKLIRYERIISSTPDLIALVNKHHRFRMANDAFAASFEISQENVIDLHISDVLGKDLYESVIRARLDRALEGETVVVENWIDLPKQGKRFLATTYHPVIVEGTDIDYVAVDSRDMTELKIKEEDLQATARRLDLATDAGNIGIWERDFLTNRNYWDKKMYELYRVKPGEFDSIYEGWRSRIHQDDLPEVERKMAESVETKQRYEMEYQLTWPDGDVRIIRSAWTVQAGEDGSPVRMTGVNWDVTVHRRMENELRLLASTDPLTGASNRRHFMSRLEDELERCKRYGTRMVLLSLDIDHFKDINDTFGHPAGDVVLKDMVALCTRTLRTTDVFGRVGGEEFLAALTLTGLAAGQRTAERLRKGIEDLVVNVDGKSITFTISIGMTELLSTDQTIDPLLHRADEALYKAKNNGRNRIETV; the protein is encoded by the coding sequence ATGGCAGACAAGACAACACAGCAGGAACTTCAGGAGGCGCTCGAACGCATCGAGGAGCTGGAATCCGACCTGGCCTCTCTGGACCAGCAATGCTTCCTCCAGGATATCGAGCAGGACAAGGCGCGCGCCAAGCTTATTCGATACGAACGGATCATCTCCTCGACCCCGGACCTCATCGCACTCGTGAACAAGCATCACCGATTCCGGATGGCCAACGACGCCTTTGCGGCCAGCTTCGAGATCAGCCAGGAAAACGTCATCGACCTCCACATCTCCGACGTCCTGGGCAAGGATCTATATGAATCCGTCATCAGGGCACGGCTGGACCGGGCCCTTGAAGGGGAAACGGTCGTGGTCGAAAACTGGATAGACCTGCCCAAACAGGGCAAGCGTTTTCTCGCCACCACCTACCACCCCGTGATTGTGGAAGGCACGGATATCGATTACGTGGCCGTGGACTCCCGGGACATGACCGAGCTCAAGATCAAGGAAGAGGACCTCCAGGCCACGGCCCGGCGGCTGGACCTGGCCACCGATGCGGGCAACATCGGCATCTGGGAACGGGATTTCCTGACGAACCGGAATTACTGGGACAAGAAGATGTACGAGCTCTACCGGGTCAAGCCGGGGGAATTCGACTCCATCTACGAAGGCTGGCGTTCCCGCATCCACCAGGATGACCTCCCGGAAGTGGAACGGAAGATGGCGGAAAGCGTCGAGACAAAACAGCGGTACGAGATGGAATACCAGCTGACCTGGCCCGACGGCGACGTCCGCATCATCAGGTCGGCCTGGACCGTCCAGGCGGGCGAGGACGGCTCGCCCGTGCGCATGACCGGGGTCAACTGGGACGTCACCGTGCACCGGCGGATGGAAAACGAGCTGCGTCTGCTCGCATCCACCGACCCCCTGACAGGCGCAAGCAACCGCCGCCACTTCATGAGCCGGCTGGAGGACGAGCTGGAACGGTGCAAACGGTACGGGACGCGCATGGTCCTGCTCTCCCTGGACATCGACCACTTCAAGGACATCAACGACACGTTCGGCCACCCGGCGGGCGACGTGGTGCTCAAGGACATGGTCGCGCTGTGCACCCGGACCCTGCGCACCACGGATGTATTCGGCCGCGTGGGCGGCGAGGAATTCCTGGCCGCGCTCACCCTGACCGGCCTCGCTGCAGGTCAAAGAACGGCCGAAAGGCTCCGCAAGGGCATCGAGGACCTCGTGGTGAATGTTGACGGCAAGTCCATCACCTTCACCATCTCCATCGGCATGACCGAGTTGCTGAGCACGGATCAAACCATCGACCCCCTGCTCCACCGGGCCGACGAAGCGCTTTACAAGGCAAAGAACAACGGCCGCAACAGGATCGAGACAGTCTGA
- a CDS encoding NapC/NirT family cytochrome c, protein MKRQTKSILLVLCGILIAFPLFSMTYYTMVRTSTPEFCGSCHEIRPAVMAWKMSTHVNNGQGFVADCMDCHLPAPQDTFDFFFAKTAHGLKDVVSHFTGGAESYDRKVMRERIWATMKNDQCMKCHRNILHMPGKRGAMLAHRRVLYNEGGTEYRCTDCHRDLVHRDRQFFDYKQFSAPYRATGLSTLGI, encoded by the coding sequence ATGAAGCGACAGACCAAATCGATCCTTTTGGTTTTGTGCGGTATCCTGATCGCATTTCCACTCTTCAGCATGACCTACTACACCATGGTCAGGACCTCGACGCCGGAGTTTTGCGGCTCCTGCCACGAGATCCGCCCTGCGGTCATGGCCTGGAAAATGTCGACACACGTGAACAACGGGCAGGGATTCGTGGCTGACTGCATGGACTGCCACCTGCCCGCGCCCCAGGACACGTTCGACTTCTTCTTCGCCAAGACGGCCCACGGCCTCAAGGACGTGGTTTCCCACTTCACGGGCGGAGCGGAATCCTACGACAGGAAGGTCATGCGCGAGCGCATCTGGGCGACGATGAAAAACGACCAGTGCATGAAATGCCACCGGAACATCCTGCACATGCCCGGAAAACGCGGGGCCATGCTGGCGCACCGGCGCGTCCTCTACAATGAGGGCGGCACCGAGTACCGCTGCACGGACTGCCACAGGGATCTTGTTCACAGGGACCGGCAATTCTTCGACTACAAGCAGTTCAGCGCCCCCTACCGGGCGACCGGACTGTCGACACTGGGCATCTAG
- a CDS encoding PAS domain-containing protein, with the protein MLFKRFRESLIAKMILSGGVTLLLCIFLWAGFNVYFYKRNVVTGVMSDIELVSDTILLALHYAMMLDSEEDIKENINNIAKQEEIRTIRVYNKQGRIVFSNAPGEVGTLITMDSPECWTCHQYTPTPPAMPLNERTRMLEDPDGNQLMAIMTPIANSEGCSPGPCHVHGEDEQILGLLDVTVSMTEKNAMIRMFQRANMGISLLVFAATFLALFTFTFKFIYRPIKRFISATRHISGGESFTDIDIGQVDEIGTLGEAFNVMGRRVTEKHRELMEQREEFRNLFDNVPCLVSVVDTDYRVIRHNGAYERHFGLPQGKRCWQINKGRLEKCEACPVDNTFRDGLSHMSEESGLSKEGNPIHWIVYTSPVRDKEGKVVAAMEMMIDITRRKELESKLAASEHRYHAIFDSIPSAVFVLDLETLEILHCNESAQDIYGWTLDELRGRSFMQFFREGEAADWEAPLRTWPEIELCTHVTRSGDPIFAVVRISPTRFEDRDTLIVTCTDVTKKTEAEQQLIQASKMTTLGEMSTGVAHELNQPLTILKAIANLLSRKVATKSPLDPEIMEEMASGINTHVDRAAKIIEHMRDFGRKSDLKTMPVQINEVLERGFEFFSRQLEVHNINVVWELEPDLPVILADSNRLEQVVINLLLNARDAIEERWKGEGGGADKRIHITSFSTEDAIAFRVCDTGAGIPDSIRERLFEPFFTTKNVGKGTGLGLSISYGIVSDYGGDIRAVPWEAEGACFEISFPRAECEL; encoded by the coding sequence ATGCTGTTCAAGCGCTTTCGCGAAAGCCTGATCGCCAAGATGATCCTGTCCGGCGGGGTCACTCTGCTCCTGTGCATCTTCCTGTGGGCCGGGTTCAACGTCTATTTCTACAAGCGCAACGTGGTCACGGGCGTCATGTCGGACATCGAACTGGTATCCGACACCATCCTGCTCGCCCTGCACTACGCCATGATGCTCGACTCCGAAGAGGACATCAAAGAGAACATCAACAACATCGCCAAGCAGGAAGAGATCCGGACCATCCGCGTTTACAACAAGCAAGGGCGCATCGTCTTTTCCAACGCCCCCGGCGAGGTCGGCACGCTCATCACCATGGATTCCCCGGAATGCTGGACCTGCCATCAGTACACGCCCACTCCGCCCGCCATGCCCCTGAACGAGCGGACGCGGATGCTCGAAGACCCCGACGGCAACCAACTCATGGCCATCATGACCCCCATCGCCAACTCCGAGGGGTGTTCCCCCGGACCCTGCCACGTGCACGGCGAGGACGAGCAGATCCTCGGGCTGCTGGACGTGACCGTGTCCATGACCGAAAAAAACGCCATGATCCGCATGTTCCAGCGGGCCAACATGGGCATCTCCCTCCTCGTGTTCGCAGCCACCTTCCTGGCCCTGTTCACCTTTACCTTCAAGTTCATCTACCGCCCCATCAAACGGTTCATCTCGGCCACCCGGCACATCAGCGGCGGTGAATCCTTCACCGACATCGACATCGGCCAGGTGGACGAGATCGGCACCCTGGGCGAGGCCTTCAACGTCATGGGCCGCCGGGTCACGGAAAAGCACCGGGAGCTCATGGAGCAGCGCGAGGAGTTCCGCAACCTGTTCGACAACGTGCCCTGCCTGGTCTCGGTGGTGGACACCGACTACCGCGTCATCCGCCACAACGGGGCCTATGAGCGCCACTTCGGCCTGCCCCAGGGCAAGCGCTGCTGGCAGATCAACAAGGGGCGGCTGGAAAAATGCGAGGCCTGCCCCGTGGACAACACGTTCCGCGACGGGCTCTCCCATATGAGTGAGGAGTCCGGCCTGTCCAAGGAAGGCAACCCGATCCACTGGATCGTTTACACCTCCCCGGTGCGCGACAAGGAAGGCAAGGTGGTGGCCGCCATGGAGATGATGATCGACATCACCCGGCGCAAGGAGCTTGAATCCAAGCTGGCCGCATCCGAGCACCGCTACCACGCAATCTTCGACTCCATCCCCAGCGCGGTCTTTGTCCTGGACCTCGAGACCCTGGAGATCCTCCACTGCAACGAGTCGGCACAGGACATCTACGGCTGGACCCTGGACGAGCTGCGCGGACGATCCTTCATGCAGTTCTTCCGCGAGGGCGAGGCCGCCGACTGGGAGGCCCCCCTGCGCACCTGGCCCGAGATCGAGCTGTGCACCCACGTGACCCGGTCGGGCGACCCCATCTTCGCGGTGGTGCGCATCTCGCCCACCCGGTTCGAAGACCGGGACACCCTGATCGTCACCTGCACGGACGTGACCAAGAAGACGGAGGCCGAGCAGCAACTCATCCAGGCGAGCAAGATGACCACCCTGGGCGAGATGTCCACGGGCGTGGCCCACGAGCTCAACCAGCCCCTGACCATCCTCAAGGCCATCGCCAACCTGCTCTCGCGCAAGGTGGCCACCAAATCGCCGCTCGACCCGGAGATCATGGAGGAGATGGCCAGCGGCATCAACACCCACGTGGACCGGGCCGCCAAGATTATCGAGCACATGCGCGACTTCGGCCGCAAGTCCGACCTCAAGACCATGCCCGTGCAGATCAACGAGGTTCTGGAGCGAGGCTTCGAATTCTTCAGCCGCCAGCTCGAGGTCCACAACATCAACGTGGTCTGGGAACTTGAGCCGGATCTGCCCGTGATCCTGGCCGACTCCAACCGGCTGGAGCAGGTGGTCATCAACCTGCTGCTCAACGCCCGCGACGCCATCGAGGAGCGCTGGAAGGGAGAAGGCGGCGGCGCTGACAAGCGCATCCACATCACCTCGTTCAGCACCGAAGACGCGATCGCCTTTCGGGTCTGCGACACCGGCGCGGGCATCCCCGACTCCATCCGGGAACGGCTCTTCGAACCCTTCTTCACCACCAAGAACGTGGGCAAGGGAACGGGGCTTGGGTTGTCCATCTCCTACGGCATCGTCTCCGACTACGGCGGGGACATCAGGGCCGTGCCCTGGGAAGCCGAAGGAGCCTGTTTCGAGATATCCTTCCCCAGAGCCGAGTGCGAATTATAA
- a CDS encoding RrF2 family transcriptional regulator, giving the protein MKLTTRSRYGTRLLLDIALNSEDGAPVPSKDTAERENLSLKYLEKLIKMLKQAGYVTGKRGPNGGNVLVRKPEDISIGEVARILDGEEQVLDCECDVSTCPRAAVCLRRSIWDDASVAMYKMLDSYSLADLMKDAHLCPENPKPAAR; this is encoded by the coding sequence ATGAAACTGACCACGCGCAGCAGATACGGCACCCGGTTGCTTCTGGACATCGCCCTCAACTCGGAGGACGGCGCTCCCGTGCCGAGCAAGGACACGGCCGAACGGGAAAACCTGTCTCTCAAGTACCTCGAGAAACTCATCAAGATGCTCAAGCAGGCGGGCTACGTCACTGGTAAGCGCGGCCCCAACGGCGGCAACGTGCTGGTCCGGAAACCGGAGGACATCTCCATCGGCGAGGTGGCCCGCATCCTGGACGGCGAGGAGCAGGTGCTGGACTGTGAATGCGACGTGTCCACCTGCCCGCGCGCGGCGGTCTGCCTCAGGCGGTCCATCTGGGACGACGCGTCCGTGGCCATGTACAAAATGCTCGACTCATATTCCCTGGCCGACCTGATGAAGGACGCCCACCTGTGCCCCGAGAACCCGAAACCGGCGGCCAGGTAA
- a CDS encoding response regulator: MDFRKLMLVDDEEGVRRFLGLSFMDLGFEVETAENGQAALALFDEFQPQVVFTDIKMPVMDGIELLKGIKERAPETEVIMITGHGDMDLAIESLKHDASDFITKPINHDVLEFALQRARERFTMRNQLREHTENLEKLVEEKTRRIVELERQNAASQVVKGLSDALSDATRSVETGGGLFNELPCLVSIHNRYLEIVAHNTLFEERLGNRVGDNSFDIYSDRTSPGNACPVQKTFETGKGQRSKETFLSREGEEIPVTVYTAPIPGNNGDIELVLDISVDMTELQRLKDELLTTQYKYQRLFDEAPCYITVQNPDLSIAEANKRFVEDFGEAAGKPCFAYYKHRDEQCQDCLIKKTFKDGRSRQRETVVTTLSGEQKNMLVQSAPVHDASGKVVQAMEMSTDITEIRRLQDHLTSLGIMLGSMSHGVKGMLTSLDGGIYRLESGLKKNDQERVDAATKTLKAMIGRVKKMVLDILYYAKSRELETEKVDATGFLRDTASIAEAKADAACVEFACDVPDDLGELNVDTAAMSAALVNFLENGVDAVECRENGRVELTARRENGALVVTVSDNGMGMDRETREKIFTLFFSSKGKKGTGIGLFISNQTIERHGGSISVDSVPDRGSTFTITLPDKAARSI; encoded by the coding sequence ATGGACTTCAGGAAATTGATGCTCGTGGATGACGAGGAGGGCGTTCGACGCTTCCTCGGTCTTTCCTTCATGGACCTCGGCTTCGAGGTCGAGACCGCCGAGAACGGCCAGGCCGCCCTGGCGCTGTTCGACGAATTTCAACCCCAGGTGGTCTTCACGGACATCAAGATGCCCGTCATGGACGGCATCGAACTCCTGAAGGGGATCAAGGAAAGGGCCCCGGAAACCGAAGTGATCATGATCACCGGCCACGGAGACATGGACCTGGCCATCGAGTCCCTCAAGCACGACGCCTCGGACTTCATCACCAAACCCATCAACCACGACGTCCTCGAGTTCGCCCTACAGCGCGCCAGGGAACGCTTCACCATGCGCAACCAGCTTCGGGAACACACCGAAAACCTGGAAAAGCTGGTCGAGGAAAAGACCCGGCGCATCGTGGAGCTGGAACGGCAGAACGCCGCCTCCCAGGTGGTCAAGGGCCTCTCGGACGCCTTGTCCGACGCCACCCGATCCGTGGAGACGGGCGGCGGGCTGTTCAACGAGCTGCCCTGCCTGGTCTCCATCCACAACCGCTATCTCGAAATCGTGGCCCACAACACCCTGTTCGAGGAACGCCTCGGCAACCGGGTGGGCGACAACTCCTTCGACATTTACTCGGACCGGACCTCCCCGGGCAACGCATGCCCGGTGCAGAAGACCTTCGAGACCGGCAAGGGCCAGCGCAGCAAGGAGACATTCCTCAGCCGCGAGGGCGAGGAGATCCCGGTCACGGTCTACACGGCCCCCATCCCGGGCAACAACGGCGACATCGAGCTGGTGCTCGACATCTCCGTGGACATGACTGAGCTCCAGCGCCTCAAGGACGAGTTGCTGACCACCCAGTATAAATACCAGCGCCTCTTCGACGAGGCACCCTGCTACATCACGGTGCAGAACCCCGACCTTTCCATCGCCGAGGCCAACAAGCGGTTCGTCGAGGACTTCGGCGAGGCCGCGGGCAAGCCGTGCTTCGCCTACTACAAGCACCGCGACGAACAGTGCCAGGACTGCCTGATCAAGAAGACTTTCAAGGACGGCCGGTCCCGTCAGCGCGAGACAGTGGTCACCACCCTGTCCGGCGAACAGAAGAACATGCTGGTCCAGAGCGCGCCCGTCCACGATGCCTCGGGCAAGGTGGTCCAGGCCATGGAGATGTCTACCGACATCACCGAGATCCGACGGTTGCAGGACCACCTGACGTCGCTTGGCATCATGCTCGGCTCCATGTCCCACGGGGTCAAGGGCATGCTCACCTCGCTGGACGGCGGCATCTACCGGCTGGAGTCCGGCCTGAAAAAGAACGATCAGGAACGCGTGGACGCGGCCACCAAGACCCTCAAGGCCATGATCGGCCGGGTCAAGAAAATGGTCCTCGACATATTGTATTACGCCAAGTCCCGCGAGCTGGAGACCGAGAAGGTGGACGCCACCGGGTTCCTCAGGGACACGGCCTCCATTGCCGAGGCCAAGGCCGACGCCGCCTGCGTCGAGTTCGCCTGCGACGTGCCCGACGACCTGGGCGAGCTGAATGTGGACACCGCTGCCATGTCGGCGGCCCTGGTCAACTTCCTGGAAAACGGTGTGGACGCCGTCGAGTGCAGGGAAAACGGCCGGGTGGAGCTGACCGCCCGCCGCGAGAACGGGGCCCTGGTCGTCACCGTGTCGGACAACGGCATGGGCATGGACCGGGAAACCCGGGAAAAGATATTTACGCTGTTCTTCTCCTCCAAGGGAAAGAAGGGCACGGGCATCGGCCTGTTCATCTCCAACCAGACCATTGAACGCCACGGCGGCTCCATCTCGGTGGACTCCGTGCCGGACAGGGGATCGACCTTCACGATCACCCTGCCGGACAAGGCGGCACGATCCATTTGA
- a CDS encoding universal stress protein gives MFKKILLATSGAPSTFGAARVAFDMAKRYGAEVVVLNVMGVPTKAFSHIVNDVRTGEEIEVDEEYRSWVEEELKTTFEKQIETVEYSKIVLTTGVPSREILRCAREEDADLIVMGASSGDSSVYRKGYPGSTLQKVAKAARCPVMTVHRETASYWGGFSNIVFATDFSKQAESAFRFALSSAREMGCDLTLLHALDISGKVLDQNEIEDQLIAARDRIRATYVPLMGDFKDFDIEVWEGVPYVEIVKMAREKSADLIVMAHHNHELDPEKARIGSTMEQVILRAGCPVVSVSKPDKV, from the coding sequence ATGTTCAAGAAGATTCTGCTGGCGACCAGCGGTGCTCCGTCCACCTTCGGCGCTGCCCGTGTCGCCTTTGACATGGCCAAGCGCTACGGGGCCGAAGTCGTGGTTCTCAATGTCATGGGAGTGCCCACCAAGGCGTTCTCGCACATCGTCAACGACGTGCGCACCGGCGAGGAGATCGAGGTCGACGAAGAGTACCGCTCCTGGGTCGAGGAAGAGCTCAAGACCACGTTCGAGAAACAGATCGAGACCGTTGAGTACTCGAAGATCGTCCTCACCACCGGCGTACCCAGCCGCGAGATTCTGCGCTGCGCCCGCGAAGAGGACGCCGACCTGATCGTCATGGGCGCCAGCTCCGGCGACTCCAGCGTGTACCGCAAGGGCTACCCCGGTTCCACCCTGCAGAAGGTGGCCAAGGCCGCCCGCTGCCCGGTGATGACCGTGCACCGCGAGACCGCTTCCTACTGGGGCGGCTTCTCCAACATCGTGTTCGCAACCGACTTCTCCAAACAGGCGGAAAGCGCATTCAGGTTCGCCCTGTCCTCCGCCAGGGAGATGGGCTGCGACCTGACCCTGCTCCACGCTCTGGACATCAGCGGCAAGGTGCTGGACCAGAACGAGATCGAGGACCAGCTCATCGCTGCCCGCGACCGCATCCGCGCCACCTACGTCCCCCTGATGGGCGACTTCAAGGACTTCGACATCGAAGTCTGGGAAGGCGTGCCCTACGTGGAGATCGTCAAGATGGCCCGCGAAAAGTCCGCGGACCTGATCGTCATGGCCCACCACAACCATGAGCTGGACCCGGAAAAGGCCCGCATCGGCTCCACCATGGAGCAGGTCATCCTGCGCGCCGGTTGCCCGGTGGTCAGCGTGTCCAAGCCCGACAAGGTCTAA
- a CDS encoding PAS domain-containing sensor histidine kinase, which produces MQTTGHDLPTRFASPERLPVAAVKAEARHLRNEPLINWFDAMPIPMVVINDHRQILFSNEAFCAVSLKTECTDVLGLRPGEALDCIHAHVMEAGCGCSDFCSACGAAIAIIKSLEGTADCKECRMMRLEQGAEVPLDLQIFTRPVDLNGSSLTAIFALDVSHEKRLAYLNRTFYHTLVNGVGGISALVDLMDPDADNGSLLELLEDASLRTLRKILYHRDIETAEQGRLAVDMEAIDSDEFLRSMVKEECRLRNTQHSCAEVDVSCGEMWADRRILGHVLGNMLENALEAREESPGRITLACTRLDDGRVVISMRNPGAVPPNIRKQMFKRYVSTKSQDRGLGTYVMKLFTERYLGGEVAFSSENGETTFTVTLPAPPK; this is translated from the coding sequence ATGCAGACAACGGGACACGACCTGCCCACACGCTTCGCCTCGCCGGAGAGGCTGCCCGTAGCCGCCGTGAAGGCGGAGGCCCGGCACTTGCGAAACGAACCTCTCATCAACTGGTTCGACGCCATGCCCATCCCCATGGTGGTGATCAACGACCACAGGCAGATCCTCTTCAGCAACGAGGCCTTCTGCGCCGTCTCCCTCAAAACGGAGTGCACCGACGTGCTGGGACTCAGGCCGGGGGAAGCCCTGGACTGCATACACGCCCACGTGATGGAGGCAGGCTGCGGCTGTTCCGATTTTTGCTCGGCCTGCGGCGCGGCCATCGCCATAATCAAGAGCCTTGAAGGCACTGCCGACTGCAAGGAGTGCCGCATGATGCGCCTGGAACAGGGCGCGGAGGTGCCCCTGGATCTCCAGATCTTTACCCGCCCGGTGGACCTCAACGGTTCCTCCCTGACCGCTATCTTCGCCCTGGACGTCAGCCACGAGAAACGGCTCGCCTACCTGAACAGGACCTTTTATCACACCCTTGTCAACGGGGTCGGCGGCATCAGCGCACTGGTCGACCTCATGGATCCCGACGCGGACAACGGCTCCCTCCTCGAACTACTGGAGGACGCCTCCCTGCGGACCCTCAGAAAAATCCTGTATCACCGGGACATCGAGACCGCGGAACAAGGCCGCCTGGCCGTGGACATGGAAGCCATCGACAGCGACGAATTTCTCCGCTCCATGGTCAAGGAGGAATGCCGCCTCAGGAACACCCAGCACAGCTGTGCCGAGGTAGACGTTTCCTGCGGGGAAATGTGGGCGGACAGACGCATACTGGGACACGTCCTGGGCAACATGCTCGAAAACGCCCTGGAGGCCCGCGAGGAAAGCCCCGGCAGGATCACATTGGCCTGCACCCGCCTGGACGACGGTCGGGTGGTCATTTCCATGCGCAATCCCGGGGCCGTGCCGCCGAACATCCGAAAGCAGATGTTCAAGCGTTACGTGTCCACCAAGTCGCAGGACCGGGGCCTGGGCACCTATGTAATGAAACTCTTCACCGAACGATACCTGGGCGGGGAAGTGGCCTTCTCCTCGGAAAACGGCGAGACCACCTTCACGGTAACACTCCCCGCACCCCCCAAGTGA
- the divK gene encoding DVU0259 family response regulator domain-containing protein: MAKKILIVDDDQEIRSYLSELLGDNGYETVTAEDGSEAVGIAKAEKPDLITLDLEMPNEWGPRFYRKISQDEELKRTPVVVISGLNAIKYAIPKAIASLTKPFEPAQLLKIVKDAIG, from the coding sequence ATGGCAAAGAAGATTCTGATTGTCGACGACGACCAGGAAATCCGCTCTTATCTGTCCGAACTGCTCGGCGACAACGGCTATGAGACCGTGACCGCCGAGGACGGCTCCGAGGCCGTGGGGATCGCCAAGGCCGAAAAGCCCGACCTGATCACCCTGGACCTGGAAATGCCCAACGAATGGGGCCCCAGGTTCTACCGCAAGATCAGCCAGGACGAAGAACTGAAACGTACTCCGGTGGTGGTCATCAGCGGCCTCAACGCGATCAAGTACGCTATTCCCAAGGCAATCGCAAGTCTGACAAAGCCTTTCGAGCCTGCCCAGCTGCTGAAAATCGTCAAGGACGCAATCGGCTAG